A region from the Rosa rugosa chromosome 6, drRosRugo1.1, whole genome shotgun sequence genome encodes:
- the LOC133716995 gene encoding transcription factor MYB1-like, protein MEGFGVRKGAWTKEEDELLRQVIEKHGEGKWHQVPFKAGLNRCRKSCRLRWLNYLKPNIKRGEFTVDEVDMIIRLHKLLGNRWSLIAGRLPGRTANDVKNYWNTYQRKKNQKMTSGAKKMKDKSQKNTIAPLVVRPRPRTFIKRLNFLGRDANLEHIHSEENSSTSLPTAPPQTLELENVIDWWKVVSEDSTGSIDRTTCSSLGLEDDFFTNFWVEDMVQLSSIDGHDLVNNFYA, encoded by the exons ATGGAGGGTTTCGGCGTGAGAAAAGGTGCATGGACTAAAGAGGAAGATGAACTTCTGAGACAGGTCATCGAAAAGCATGGAGAAGGAAAATGGCATCAGGTTCCTTTCAAAGCAG GCTTAAACAGATGCAGGAAGAGCTGTAGACTGAGGTGGCTAAATTATTTGAAGCCAAATATCAAGAGAGGGGAGTTTACAGTTGATGAAGTTGATATGATCATCAGACTTCATAAGCTTCTAGGAAACAG GTGGTCTTTAATTGCTGGAAGACTACCGGGAAGAACAGCCAACGATGTAAAGAACTATTGGAATACTTATCAACggaaaaagaatcaaaagaTGACTTCAGGcgcaaaaaaaatgaaagataaaTCCCAAAAAAACACAATCGCCCCTTTGGTTGTAAGACCTCGACCACGAACCTTCATCAAAAGGTTGAATTTTTTGGGAAGAGATGCCAATTTAGAGCATATTCATTCAGAAGAGAATTCTTCCACTTCTTTACCAACAGCACCACCACAAACTCTAGAATTAGAGAATGTAATTGATTGGTGGAAAGTTGTATCTGAAGACAGTACAGGAAGCATTGATAGAACAACATGTTCTAGTCTTGGTTTAGAGGACGACTTCTTCACAAACTTCTGGGTTGAAGATATGGTACAATTGTCCAGTATAGATGGCCATGATCTAGTCAACAACTTCTACGCATGA